From the genome of Bacillota bacterium:
CGCCGTAGGTGGGAAGATTAGGATTTATCTTCTATTTGTATTCTATCAGATTATTAAGCTTAGGGGAAGGGTTGATTCGCAACCAAATTAAGTATAATATGCATATTAGAACAGTATAACTTATAGGAGGATTTCATGAAGGAATACAAGTACATCTTGTTTGATCTTGACGGAACCTTAAGTGACCCTGGAGAAGGCATAATTAACTCCTTAAAATACGCGCTGAAGCAGTTCGGTATTGATGGTGACCCTCAGGTGCTGAGAAAGTTCATCGGTCCCCCACTCGCAGACTCCTTCCAGGAATTCTATAACTTTGATGAAGAGAAAACCAAAGAAGCAATCCGCATTTATCGGGCGTACTTCCACGACCACGGAGTACTGCAAAATGTGATTTATCCCGGCATTCCCGAGCTTCTTGAAGATCTGACCAAAGCCGGTAAGAGTCTTGCTGTGGCCACTACGAAACCGGAGATTTATGCCCATCAGGTTTTAGCATACTTTGAAATTGATCACTTTTTCCGTAAGGATCTGGTAGTGGGCAGCTATTTGGATGGCAGGCGTACCAACAAAGCCGAGCTAATCGCCACTGCTATCGAGCGCCTTGGAGGCGAATCCCATGAAAAAGTAATGGTTGGTGACCGCAAATATGATATTATCGGCGCAAAGGCCAACGGCATTGATGTAATTGGTGTTACCTATGGTTATGGCGAGTTTACAGAAATCGAAGTTCATGAGCCGACAGCCATTGCCGCATCAATAGATGAGTTAAGAGATCTCCTTCTGAATTAACTAACAATTCTTTTACATCTAACCCATTTGATATTGACAACCGAGACAATTTGGACTATGATAAAATAAACACAAACTATTTCACGTTTGGTGGTTTAAAGAGACACCAGTATGGTTGCTCGATAAATAACCAGTGTTTGAAGCTCCTGACGCGTTCAGCTTTAAATACTGGTTTTATTTTTCTTCGCAAATTCACCTCAAAGCCATGGCGAGGCACTGGCGGGAAGGAGAAAGACAAATGTCAGCAGTGGCAAGGCTGCAGAGCCACGAAAAATTTGATGAGCGGGCACGAAGAAAAAAACAGCACGAGCTGAAGATTTACATCGAGAAATATTTCAAAGAGAAACTGGGAAAAGGGGTGGACCATACCCGAGTTACTATTTGGGAAGATATTATAGTTATTAGGGGAGAAGGTTTTCTAACCGAGCCGGAAAGATACCTGTTGAAAACATTGCCAGGCAAAGACATTGTGAATGCGGCGCGAATGCATGTGGCTAAACTCCATGCCCGCGATAATGTTCCCTATATTGAAAAGCTCCTCAGCGCGAAGGTGATCCATCAATCATTTTTAGTCGAAGCGGAACAAGATTTCTGGATGCATGTAATGGTTATGGACCACCCGGTAACCCAAGATAGCCCCAAAACAAAATAGGTAGATCGAGGGGAAACGAAGGAGTTGCCTTGAGATAGACCAGGTTCAGAGCTGCCTCAGCGAA
Proteins encoded in this window:
- a CDS encoding HAD hydrolase-like protein is translated as MKEYKYILFDLDGTLSDPGEGIINSLKYALKQFGIDGDPQVLRKFIGPPLADSFQEFYNFDEEKTKEAIRIYRAYFHDHGVLQNVIYPGIPELLEDLTKAGKSLAVATTKPEIYAHQVLAYFEIDHFFRKDLVVGSYLDGRRTNKAELIATAIERLGGESHEKVMVGDRKYDIIGAKANGIDVIGVTYGYGEFTEIEVHEPTAIAASIDELRDLLLN
- a CDS encoding DUF2294 domain-containing protein → MSAVARLQSHEKFDERARRKKQHELKIYIEKYFKEKLGKGVDHTRVTIWEDIIVIRGEGFLTEPERYLLKTLPGKDIVNAARMHVAKLHARDNVPYIEKLLSAKVIHQSFLVEAEQDFWMHVMVMDHPVTQDSPKTK